A stretch of Crossiella cryophila DNA encodes these proteins:
- a CDS encoding DUF6986 family protein — translation MDLDGIAGELDQQLSTVDYEREQAYPGDPGGRQPVHTVYVPADRVRPGLAAAWGAQARAVLAEHAPDGAALAAATGVDGAAELRGRVLAKLTAEPVEDLRVDLEDGFGAPGEAEEDAAARSAGRALREDLAAGTAPPFFGVRPKGLEPALRRRGLRSLALFLTELLDGTGLPGFVITFPKVTSVTQVSAAVWLCARLEREFGLADGELRFELQIETTQAILGPDGRATVAEMVHASEGRCVGLHYGTYDYSAACGVTAALQSMAHPVADHAKMVMLLAAAGTGVRLSDGSTNILPVGGAAEVHAGWRLHARLIRRSLDSAYYQGWDLHPHQLPTRFLATYAFYRDAFPAAAARLRAYRERIAGTVLDEPATAQAMAIALVRGLDCGALEAAEVTAAVGADRAELDALARRRVG, via the coding sequence GTGGACCTGGACGGGATCGCGGGCGAGCTGGACCAGCAACTGTCCACTGTGGACTATGAGCGGGAACAGGCATATCCGGGCGATCCCGGCGGGCGGCAGCCGGTGCACACCGTCTACGTGCCTGCCGACCGGGTCCGGCCCGGCCTGGCCGCCGCCTGGGGCGCTCAGGCCAGGGCGGTGCTGGCCGAGCACGCGCCGGACGGGGCCGCGCTGGCCGCGGCCACCGGCGTGGACGGCGCGGCCGAGCTGCGCGGCCGGGTGCTGGCCAAGCTGACCGCCGAGCCGGTCGAGGACCTGCGGGTGGACCTGGAGGACGGCTTCGGCGCGCCCGGCGAGGCCGAGGAGGACGCGGCGGCCCGCTCGGCCGGGCGGGCGTTGCGCGAGGACCTGGCCGCGGGCACCGCGCCGCCGTTCTTCGGCGTGCGGCCCAAGGGCCTGGAACCGGCGTTGCGCCGGCGTGGGCTGCGCAGCCTGGCGTTGTTCCTGACCGAGCTGCTGGACGGGACCGGGCTGCCCGGGTTCGTGATCACCTTCCCCAAGGTCACCTCGGTCACCCAGGTCTCGGCCGCGGTGTGGCTGTGCGCGCGGCTGGAACGCGAGTTCGGGCTGGCCGATGGCGAGCTGCGGTTCGAGCTGCAGATCGAGACCACCCAGGCCATCCTCGGGCCGGACGGGCGGGCCACCGTCGCGGAGATGGTGCACGCCAGTGAGGGCCGCTGCGTCGGCCTGCACTACGGCACCTACGACTACAGCGCGGCCTGCGGGGTCACCGCGGCGCTGCAGAGCATGGCGCACCCGGTGGCCGACCACGCCAAGATGGTGATGCTGCTGGCCGCGGCGGGCACCGGGGTCCGGCTCTCGGACGGATCCACCAACATCCTGCCGGTGGGCGGGGCGGCCGAGGTGCACGCGGGCTGGCGGCTGCACGCCCGGCTGATCCGCCGCTCCCTGGACAGCGCCTACTACCAGGGCTGGGACCTGCACCCGCACCAGCTGCCGACCCGGTTCCTGGCCACCTACGCCTTCTACCGGGACGCCTTCCCGGCCGCGGCCGCCCGGCTGCGCGCCTACCGGGAGCGGATCGCCGGGACCGTGCTCGACGAGCCCGCCACCGCGCAGGCGATGGCGATCGCGCTGGTCCGCGGCCTGGACTGCGGGGCGCTGGAAGCGGCCGAGGTGACCGCGGCGGTGGGCGCGGACCGGGCCGAGCTGGACGCGCTGGCCCGGCGCCGGGTGGGCTGA
- the aceB gene encoding malate synthase A, with amino-acid sequence MSQVRVLGESVERGEEVLTPAALEFVAGLHRAFGARRAELLARRAERRAQASGDRRLDFLPETREIRESEWRVAEAPADLRDRRVEITGPTERKMAINALNSGAKVWLADLEDANTPHWRNVVSGQVNLADAVRKTIELSTPEGKRYALREDGEHAVIVVRPRGWHLDEAHLLVDDEPVAGALVDFGLYFFHNAAELIARGSGPYFYLPKLESHLEARLWNDVFTQAQAELDIPLGTVRATVLIETIPAAFEMDEILYELREHASGLNAGRWDYLFSIIKTFRDSGPEFVLPDRDSVTMTAPFMRAYTELLVRTCHHRGAFAMGGMAAFIPNRRDPEVTATALAKVRADKQREAEDGFDGSWVAHPDLVPVCREVFDAKLGDAPNQLARTREDVQVKAEQLLDVASADGSATLAGLRSAVDVGVRYIASWLAGNGAAAIHNLMEDAATAEISRSQLWQWIYNDVGLDTGEPVTADLVRRVLAEVTAHLRGEHLANLDAAAEVFEQVTLGKDYPDFLTLPAYRRIVTG; translated from the coding sequence ATGAGTCAGGTCCGCGTCTTGGGCGAGTCGGTGGAGCGGGGCGAGGAGGTGCTCACCCCTGCCGCATTGGAGTTCGTGGCGGGGTTGCACCGGGCGTTCGGGGCGCGGCGGGCCGAGTTGCTCGCCCGGCGGGCCGAACGACGGGCCCAGGCATCCGGGGACCGGCGGCTGGACTTCCTGCCGGAGACGCGGGAGATCCGCGAGTCGGAGTGGCGGGTCGCCGAGGCGCCCGCTGATCTGCGGGACCGGCGGGTGGAGATCACCGGGCCGACCGAGCGGAAGATGGCGATCAACGCGCTCAACTCCGGGGCCAAGGTCTGGCTGGCCGACCTGGAGGACGCGAACACCCCGCACTGGCGCAACGTGGTCTCCGGGCAGGTCAACCTGGCCGACGCGGTGCGCAAGACGATCGAGCTGAGCACGCCGGAGGGCAAGCGGTACGCGCTGCGCGAGGACGGCGAGCACGCGGTGATCGTGGTGCGGCCGCGTGGCTGGCACCTGGACGAGGCGCACCTGCTGGTCGACGACGAGCCGGTGGCGGGCGCGCTGGTGGACTTCGGGCTGTACTTCTTCCACAACGCGGCCGAGCTGATCGCCCGCGGCAGCGGCCCCTACTTCTACCTGCCCAAGCTGGAGAGCCACCTCGAGGCCCGGCTGTGGAACGACGTGTTCACCCAGGCCCAGGCCGAGCTGGACATCCCGCTGGGCACCGTGCGGGCCACCGTGCTGATCGAGACCATCCCGGCCGCCTTCGAGATGGACGAGATCCTCTACGAACTGCGTGAGCACGCCTCCGGGCTGAACGCGGGCCGCTGGGACTACCTGTTCAGCATCATCAAGACCTTCCGGGACTCCGGGCCCGAGTTCGTGCTGCCCGACCGGGACAGCGTCACCATGACCGCGCCGTTCATGCGTGCCTACACCGAACTGCTGGTGCGCACCTGCCACCACCGCGGCGCGTTCGCCATGGGCGGGATGGCCGCGTTCATCCCGAACCGGCGCGATCCCGAGGTCACCGCGACCGCGCTGGCCAAGGTGCGCGCGGACAAGCAGCGGGAGGCCGAGGACGGTTTCGACGGGTCCTGGGTGGCGCACCCGGACCTGGTGCCGGTCTGCCGCGAGGTCTTCGACGCCAAGCTGGGCGATGCCCCCAACCAGCTCGCCAGGACCAGGGAGGACGTGCAGGTCAAGGCGGAGCAGCTGCTGGACGTGGCCTCGGCGGACGGCTCGGCCACGCTGGCCGGGCTGCGCAGCGCGGTGGACGTCGGCGTGCGCTACATCGCCTCCTGGCTGGCGGGCAACGGCGCGGCGGCCATCCACAACCTGATGGAGGACGCGGCCACCGCGGAGATCTCCCGGTCCCAGCTCTGGCAGTGGATCTACAACGACGTCGGCCTCGACACCGGCGAGCCGGTCACCGCGGACCTGGTGCGCCGGGTGCTCGCCGAGGTCACCGCGCACCTGCGCGGGGAGCACCTGGCCAACCTGGACGCCGCGGCCGAGGTGTTCGAGCAGGTGACCCTGGGCAAGGACTACCCGGACTTCCTGACCCTGCCCGCCTACCGGCGCATCGTGACCGGCTAG